TATCTGTATGAACCCCTAATGATTTTGCCATAACTTCATTATCACCAGTTGCAATGTAAGCTTGTCCTAAATCGGTATTTAAAAATGACAATAAACAAAATATCACGATGATTACAACTAGTAACCCAATCAGTATAACATCAAAATTAGCCGGCAAATGGGCAAAGTTTAGTAATGAAAAGATTTTTGGTTTATTAAGCAGTGACAAGTTAGGTGATTTCATGACAAACAACATCACTGAATTGAGTGCACTCATTACTAGTATTCCTGAAAGAATGACTGGAATCTTTCCCTTAGTATAGAGTAATCCTGTCGTTAAGCCTGCTAACATACCTGCCATAACTCCTAACAATGTGGCTATAACAGGTGATACACCATTGGTAATAGCTGTAACACAAACAGCACCTCCAAGAGGGAAACTCCCTTCTGTTGTTAAATCTGGAAAATCCAATATTCTATATGTTAAATAAATGCCTAGGCCCAGTACTGACCATAATATTCCTTGTCCTATTGTTGATGCAATCATTTTTTAGCCTCCTCTTTTAACTCTTTTGGAATAGTTATCCCTAATTTTTGTGCTTTTTCTTCGTTAATAACTAAGTCGCCTGTATTAAAGGTATAAATAGGTGTATCACTTGGTATTATTTTTCCTGTTAAAGTACCAACCACCATTTTAGCTGTTTGAACACCTAAGTCATACTGATTAATGCCTATAGTAGCGACACCGCCTTCTTCTACCATTGTATCCACAGATGGGAATATCGGAATATTTGCTTCATCTGCGATTGAAACAATTGTTTGGAACCCATTAGCAATTGTATTGTCTGTTGGGGTATAAATAGCCTCTACCTCACCTGTCATAACGTGAGTCATTTGAGAGATTTCGTTGGTAGAAGGAACT
This genomic stretch from Vagococcus sp. CY52-2 harbors:
- a CDS encoding ABC transporter permease, coding for MIASTIGQGILWSVLGLGIYLTYRILDFPDLTTEGSFPLGGAVCVTAITNGVSPVIATLLGVMAGMLAGLTTGLLYTKGKIPVILSGILVMSALNSVMLFVMKSPNLSLLNKPKIFSLLNFAHLPANFDVILIGLLVVIIVIFCLLSFLNTDLGQAYIATGDNEVMAKSLGVHTDKMKILGLIVSNGLIGLSGALIAQSDGYADINKGIGVIVIGLASIILGELLFGELTMLERFIAIVVGSIIYQLLILAVIKLSFDTTYLKFYSSVILGICLIIPELSKKFSEKKGGSINE